The genomic DNA GACTGTGTCGGAGGTACAGCGACGCCAATTCGCCGTGGCCGCAACGGTATTCGTCGCAGCACGCTGCCGACCTGAGCCACCACGGCGGGCGACGGGAGGCTGCGGCGCACGGCCCGGGGACGGCCCGTCGTACCGCTCGTGTGCAGCGTCACCGGCGCGGGCACACGCGGCAGAGGGGTACGCCGGCCGGTCACCAGGTCGGCGAGTCGCCTCTCCCCCGCGACGCCCAGATCACCATCGGTGACGAGGAGAGCTCCGGGGCCGGCCTCGGCCATCAGGTCGACGAGGTCGAGGCGGCCGCGACGCGCGCCGACCAGCCAGACCGGCGCGCCGACGTGAAGGGCTGCACAGGTCGTGACGATCGTGTCGTGCAACGACGTCGTGGCGACGAGAACCGTTGTGGTGCGGTCGATTCCGGACGCAGCACGCCTGGCCTCACGGAGCAGATCACGCCTCGACCAGCCACCGCGGGCATCGACCAGCCAGGTCATCGGCGCCGCCGCAGCGAGCCGAGGCCGATCAGCCGTGCGCTCAGCGCAGGCGCCGCCGCGGTGAGTGTCGAACCGGCACGCGCCCACGCCGGTGACACCAGCGGCCGGGGACGTCGGAGCACTCGTTCGATCCGGGCGGCCGCGTCGGCGGCGGACTCCGAGAAGGGAGGCCGGTCGCCGTACGTCGGGGCGCTCATCGGCGTACGCACCAGCCCCAGCTCGACCACGCTCACGTCGATGCTGTCCCTGCGCAGCTCGGGGCCGATCGCGCGCAGCCACCCGTCCATCGCGGCTTTCGAGGCGCAGTACGCGCCCCAGCCGGGCACCGGCATGCGCGCGTTGACGGTCGGGACGCCGACCACGTGGCCGCTGCCGCGGGCCGCCATCGCGGGCAGCAGCCCGAGGACGAGCCGCGAGTGGCCCAGGAAGGTGACGCGCATCGAGCGCTCGAGGTCGTGGTGGCGCCCGACCTGCTCGGCCGCGCTGCGGGCGATGGACAGACCGGCGTTGCACACGACCGCGTCGGGCGCCGCGCTCAGCGACGCGACCAGCCCATCGACCGAGTCGTCGTCACGCAGATCGGCGGCGATGACCCGCGCGGAACCGCCCGACCGGCGTACGTCGGCCGCGACCGCGTCGAGCTCGTGCTGCCTGCGGGCGGTGAGGACGAGCTCGTGCCCCGGCGCCGCGAGACGACGCGCGAGCGCCGCACCGATCCCCGATGACGCACCCGTGATCAGGACCCGGCCCATGCGGCGCAGTCTAGAAGTGACCCGCCGCGTGCACCCCGCTCTCGAGTTGGGGGTCGCAACGGGAGGTAGGGCTCCCGGCACGACCCCCGGTTCGGTGTCGGCCTCGCCACCTAAGGTGTCCGGGTGCGTATCGCGACCTGGAACGTCAACTCCGTCCGCTCCCGGATCGACCGGGTGATGGGCGTGCTCGAACGGCACGACCTCGACGTGCTCCTGCTGCAGGAGACCAAGTGCCGCGACGACCAGTTCCCGGCGATGGCGCT from Luteipulveratus halotolerans includes the following:
- a CDS encoding SDR family NAD(P)-dependent oxidoreductase, encoding MGRVLITGASSGIGAALARRLAAPGHELVLTARRQHELDAVAADVRRSGGSARVIAADLRDDDSVDGLVASLSAAPDAVVCNAGLSIARSAAEQVGRHHDLERSMRVTFLGHSRLVLGLLPAMAARGSGHVVGVPTVNARMPVPGWGAYCASKAAMDGWLRAIGPELRRDSIDVSVVELGLVRTPMSAPTYGDRPPFSESAADAAARIERVLRRPRPLVSPAWARAGSTLTAAAPALSARLIGLGSLRRRR